Proteins found in one Triticum aestivum cultivar Chinese Spring chromosome 4D, IWGSC CS RefSeq v2.1, whole genome shotgun sequence genomic segment:
- the LOC123096219 gene encoding non-lysosomal glucosylceramidase isoform X4 — protein MVKDVHEPSNGVSLNSSPSQSIANSEKINPGQIPELTWEHKLSHVRYDLPSFGLTWREIRQMAGLGLRLGRHILEETSKGRTAIIDPMKKRTAKSGQGVPLGGIGAGSIGRSCKGEFQRWQLFPGACEDKAVMANQFSAFISRKDGAKYSTVLHPGKPDLPKGTNVSGIGSWDWNLNGQKSTYHALYPRAWTVYDEPDPDLKIMCRQISPIIPHNYQQSSYPVAVFTFTVTNSGTTAADVTLLFTWANSVGGKSELTGYHSNSSMTEKDGVHGVLLHHRTADGLPPVTFAIAAQEKEGVHISECPYFMMSGNSDEFTAKDMWNSVKEHGSFDLLDPVNSSTSSKPGTSIGAAIAASVKLAPQATQNVSFSLAWASPEVKFCSGKTYHRRYTKFYGTDVDAAASLARDAILNHSSWEMQIEDWQHPILQDKRFPEWYPVTLFNELYYLNAGGTIWTDGLPPIQSLTAIGGKKFSLDMSNGETDDDNEMNPQTNTATDILHQMASVLERIHASLASNSAIGTTLLQGEENIGQFLYLEGIEYYMWNTYDVHFYSSFSLIMLFPKLQLSVQRDFAAAVMMHDPEKLKLLHDGKLAARKVLGAVPHDLGLYDPWFKVNAYTLHNTDRWKDLNPKFVLQVYRDVVATGDKSFARAVWPSVYMAMAYMEQFDKDKDGMIENEDFPDQTYDVWSMAGVSAYCGGLWVAALQAASALAHEVGDKASEKLFWNKYEKAKSVYDKKLWNGSYFNYDDAGTKASTSIHADQLAGQWYAKACGLSSIVDKDKSQSALEKIYTFNVMKFKDGNRGAINGMWPDGTLDMSTMQSREIWPGVTYALAASMIQEGMVEEGFKTAEGVYHAAWSSEGLGYAFQTPESWNNDDEYRSLCYMRPLAIWAIQWALSNPKLHKEPQTDITQDSFPKNQFSYARIAKLLQLPEDESSKSVPRVIYEIVRNRFTS, from the exons ATGGTGAAGGATGTCCATGAGCCATCGAACGGCGTGTCTCTGAACAGTTCGCCTTCGCAAAGTATTGCTAATTCA GAAAAGATTAATCCTGGACAAATTCCAGAGTTGACATGGGAACACAAGCTAAGCCATGTTAGATATGATTTGCCGTCATTTGGACTTACATGGAGGGAGATACGGCAGATG GCTGGTCTTGGTTTACGTCTTGGTCGACACATCCTTGAGGAAACTTCAAAAGGACGA ACTGCTATTATTGATCCCATGAAGAAGCGCACTGCAAAATCTGGTCAGGGTGTTCCACTTGGAGGCATTGG TGCAGGAAGTATTGGAAGAAGCTGCAAAGGCGAGTTTCAACGCTGGCAATTGTTCCCCGGAGCCTGTGAAGATAAGGCAGTAATGGCAAATCAATTTTCT GCCTTCATTTCCCGCAAAGACGGTGCAAAATATTCGACAGTGTTGCATCCTGGGAAACCGGATTTGCCAAA AGGAACTAACGTTTCAGGAATTGGATCCTGGGATTGGAATCTGAATGGGCAGAAATCTACTTATCATGCACTTTACCCTAGGGCCTGGACTGTTTATGATG AACCTGACCCGGATCTCAAGATAATGTGCCGTCAGATTTCTCCAATTATTCCACACAATTATCAACAGAGCAGTTATCCTGTTGCAGTATTCACTTTCACA GTAACTAATTCAGGAACCACAGCTGCTGATGTGACTTTGCTTTTTACATGGGCT AACTCTGTTGGTGGAAAATCTGAACTCACAGGATACCATTCTAATTCTAGTATGAC AGAAAAGGATGGCGTGCATGGTGTACTGTTACACCACAG AACAGCTGATGGACTGCCACCAGTAACTTTCGCCATAGCTGCACAAGAGAAAGAGGGTGTTCATATCTCTGAATGCCCTTACTTTATGATGTCCGGTAACTCTGATGAATTCACAGCAAAAGATATGTGGAACTCAGTGAAAGAG CATGGATCTTTTGATCTGCTTGATCCTGTCAATTCATCAACGTCCTCCAAACCAGGAACATCAATAGGAGCAGCTATTGCAGCTTCAGTTAAGCTTGCTCCTCAGGCAACCCAGAATGTTTCATTTTCACTTGCATGGGCTTCCCCTGAAGTAAAGTTCTGCAGTGGAAAAACCTACCATAG GCGTTATACAAAATTCTATGGCACAGATGTTGATGCAGCTGCAAGCCTTGCCCGTGATGCCATTCTTA ATCATAGTTCCTGGGAAATGCAAATTGAGGATTGGCAGCATCCTATTTTGCAAGACAAGAGGTTTCCTGAATG GTATCCAGTCACACTATTCAATGAACTTTATTATCTTAATGCCGGAGGAACTATATGGACAG ATGGATTGCCACCAATTCAAAGTTTAACAGCAATTGGAGGAAAAAAGTTCTCCCTTGACATGTCAAATGGAGAAACAGATGATGACAATGAGATGAACCCACAGACTAATACTGCCACTGACATTCTTCATCAAATGGCATCAGTACTTGAGAGAATTCATGCATCTCTTGCATCAAATTCTGCTATAGGAACAACTTTGCTTCAGGGTGAAGAGAACATTGGCCAATTTCTCTACCTTGAGGGAATTGAATACTATATGTGGAACACATATGATGTTCATTTCTATTCATCTTTTTCACTTATCATGCTATTTCCAAAACTTCAACTCAGCGTTCAGAGAGACTTCGCTGCCGCTGTCATGATGCACGACCCTGAAAAACTCAAGCTCTTACATGATGGAAAATTGGCGGCAAGAAAAGTTCTTGGAGCTGTTCCTCACGATCTTGGTCTATATGACCCTTGGTTCAAAGTGAACGCATACACACTCCATAACACAGACCGTTGGAAGGACTTGAACCCAAAGTTTGTATTGCAAGTTTACAGAGATGTTGTGGCCACAGGCGATAAATCCTTCGCTCGAGCTGTTTGGCCATCTGTTTATATGGCGATGGCGTATATGGAACAATTTGATAAAGATAAAGATGGAATGATTGAAAATGAGGATTTCCCAGATCAAACTTATGATGTTTGGTCCATGGCTGGTGTAAGTGCATACTGTGGTGGTCTTTGGGTGGCTGCTCTTCAGGCTGCGTCGGCCTTGGCACACGAAGTTGGTGACAAAGCTTCTGAAAAGCTTTTCTGGAACAAGTATGAGAAGGCTAAATCTGTTTATGACAAGAAGCTGTGGAATGGTTCTTACTTCAATTATGATGATGCTGGCACTAAAGCTAGTACCTCCATTCACGCTGATCAGTTGGCTGGACAATG GTATGCCAAAGCCTGCGGCCTCTCCTCAATTGTTGACAAGGACAAATCACAAAGTGCACTTGAAAAGATATATACTTTTAACGTAATGAAGTTCAAGGATGGTAACAGGGGAGCAATCAATGGGATGTGGCCAGATGGTACACTGGACATGTCCACAATGCAATCTAGGGAGATATGGCCAGGCGTGACATACGCGCTTGCTGCATCTATGATTCAAGAAGGCATGGTTGAGGAGGGTTTCAAAACAGCTGAAGGAGTCTATCATGCTGCCTGGTCTTCAGAAGGACTTGG
- the LOC123096219 gene encoding non-lysosomal glucosylceramidase isoform X2, translating to MVKDVHEPSNGVSLNSSPSQSIANSEKINPGQIPELTWEHKLSHVRYDLPSFGLTWREIRQMAGLGLRLGRHILEETSKGRTAIIDPMKKRTAKSGQGVPLGGIGAGSIGRSCKGEFQRWQLFPGACEDKAVMANQFSAFISRKDGAKYSTVLHPGKPDLPKGTNVSGIGSWDWNLNGQKSTYHALYPRAWTVYDEPDPDLKIMCRQISPIIPHNYQQSSYPVAVFTFTVTNSGTTAADVTLLFTWAVSSYLIPCIFILLLGLSTSDKFIYLQNSVGGKSELTGYHSNSSMTEKDGVHGVLLHHRTADGLPPVTFAIAAQEKEGVHISECPYFMMSGNSDEFTAKDMWNSVKEHGSFDLLDPVNSSTSSKPGTSIGAAIAASVKLAPQATQNVSFSLAWASPEVKFCSGKTYHRRYTKFYGTDVDAAASLARDAILNHSSWEMQIEDWQHPILQDKRFPEWYPVTLFNELYYLNAGGTIWTDGLPPIQSLTAIGGKKFSLDMSNGETDDDNEMNPQTNTATDILHQMASVLERIHASLASNSAIGTTLLQGEENIGQFLYLEGIEYYMWNTYDVHFYSSFSLIMLFPKLQLSVQRDFAAAVMMHDPEKLKLLHDGKLAARKVLGAVPHDLGLYDPWFKVNAYTLHNTDRWKDLNPKFVLQVYRDVVATGDKSFARAVWPSVYMAMAYMEQFDKDKDGMIENEDFPDQTYDVWSMAGVSAYCGGLWVAALQAASALAHEVGDKASEKLFWNKYEKAKSVYDKKLWNGSYFNYDDAGTKASTSIHADQLAGQWYAKACGLSSIVDKDKSQSALEKIYTFNVMKFKDGNRGAINGMWPDGTLDMSTMQSREIWPGVTYALAASMIQEGMVEEGFKTAEGVYHAAWSSEGLGYAFQTPESWNNDDEYRSLCYMRPLAIWAIQWALSNPKLHKEPQTDITQDSFPKNQFSYARIAKLLQLPEDESSKSVPRVIYEIVRNRFTS from the exons ATGGTGAAGGATGTCCATGAGCCATCGAACGGCGTGTCTCTGAACAGTTCGCCTTCGCAAAGTATTGCTAATTCA GAAAAGATTAATCCTGGACAAATTCCAGAGTTGACATGGGAACACAAGCTAAGCCATGTTAGATATGATTTGCCGTCATTTGGACTTACATGGAGGGAGATACGGCAGATG GCTGGTCTTGGTTTACGTCTTGGTCGACACATCCTTGAGGAAACTTCAAAAGGACGA ACTGCTATTATTGATCCCATGAAGAAGCGCACTGCAAAATCTGGTCAGGGTGTTCCACTTGGAGGCATTGG TGCAGGAAGTATTGGAAGAAGCTGCAAAGGCGAGTTTCAACGCTGGCAATTGTTCCCCGGAGCCTGTGAAGATAAGGCAGTAATGGCAAATCAATTTTCT GCCTTCATTTCCCGCAAAGACGGTGCAAAATATTCGACAGTGTTGCATCCTGGGAAACCGGATTTGCCAAA AGGAACTAACGTTTCAGGAATTGGATCCTGGGATTGGAATCTGAATGGGCAGAAATCTACTTATCATGCACTTTACCCTAGGGCCTGGACTGTTTATGATG AACCTGACCCGGATCTCAAGATAATGTGCCGTCAGATTTCTCCAATTATTCCACACAATTATCAACAGAGCAGTTATCCTGTTGCAGTATTCACTTTCACA GTAACTAATTCAGGAACCACAGCTGCTGATGTGACTTTGCTTTTTACATGGGCTGTAAGTTCTTATTTGATACCCTGCATTTTTATTCTACTTCTGGGCCTTTCAACTTCAGATAAGTTTATATATCTGCAGAACTCTGTTGGTGGAAAATCTGAACTCACAGGATACCATTCTAATTCTAGTATGAC AGAAAAGGATGGCGTGCATGGTGTACTGTTACACCACAG AACAGCTGATGGACTGCCACCAGTAACTTTCGCCATAGCTGCACAAGAGAAAGAGGGTGTTCATATCTCTGAATGCCCTTACTTTATGATGTCCGGTAACTCTGATGAATTCACAGCAAAAGATATGTGGAACTCAGTGAAAGAG CATGGATCTTTTGATCTGCTTGATCCTGTCAATTCATCAACGTCCTCCAAACCAGGAACATCAATAGGAGCAGCTATTGCAGCTTCAGTTAAGCTTGCTCCTCAGGCAACCCAGAATGTTTCATTTTCACTTGCATGGGCTTCCCCTGAAGTAAAGTTCTGCAGTGGAAAAACCTACCATAG GCGTTATACAAAATTCTATGGCACAGATGTTGATGCAGCTGCAAGCCTTGCCCGTGATGCCATTCTTA ATCATAGTTCCTGGGAAATGCAAATTGAGGATTGGCAGCATCCTATTTTGCAAGACAAGAGGTTTCCTGAATG GTATCCAGTCACACTATTCAATGAACTTTATTATCTTAATGCCGGAGGAACTATATGGACAG ATGGATTGCCACCAATTCAAAGTTTAACAGCAATTGGAGGAAAAAAGTTCTCCCTTGACATGTCAAATGGAGAAACAGATGATGACAATGAGATGAACCCACAGACTAATACTGCCACTGACATTCTTCATCAAATGGCATCAGTACTTGAGAGAATTCATGCATCTCTTGCATCAAATTCTGCTATAGGAACAACTTTGCTTCAGGGTGAAGAGAACATTGGCCAATTTCTCTACCTTGAGGGAATTGAATACTATATGTGGAACACATATGATGTTCATTTCTATTCATCTTTTTCACTTATCATGCTATTTCCAAAACTTCAACTCAGCGTTCAGAGAGACTTCGCTGCCGCTGTCATGATGCACGACCCTGAAAAACTCAAGCTCTTACATGATGGAAAATTGGCGGCAAGAAAAGTTCTTGGAGCTGTTCCTCACGATCTTGGTCTATATGACCCTTGGTTCAAAGTGAACGCATACACACTCCATAACACAGACCGTTGGAAGGACTTGAACCCAAAGTTTGTATTGCAAGTTTACAGAGATGTTGTGGCCACAGGCGATAAATCCTTCGCTCGAGCTGTTTGGCCATCTGTTTATATGGCGATGGCGTATATGGAACAATTTGATAAAGATAAAGATGGAATGATTGAAAATGAGGATTTCCCAGATCAAACTTATGATGTTTGGTCCATGGCTGGTGTAAGTGCATACTGTGGTGGTCTTTGGGTGGCTGCTCTTCAGGCTGCGTCGGCCTTGGCACACGAAGTTGGTGACAAAGCTTCTGAAAAGCTTTTCTGGAACAAGTATGAGAAGGCTAAATCTGTTTATGACAAGAAGCTGTGGAATGGTTCTTACTTCAATTATGATGATGCTGGCACTAAAGCTAGTACCTCCATTCACGCTGATCAGTTGGCTGGACAATG GTATGCCAAAGCCTGCGGCCTCTCCTCAATTGTTGACAAGGACAAATCACAAAGTGCACTTGAAAAGATATATACTTTTAACGTAATGAAGTTCAAGGATGGTAACAGGGGAGCAATCAATGGGATGTGGCCAGATGGTACACTGGACATGTCCACAATGCAATCTAGGGAGATATGGCCAGGCGTGACATACGCGCTTGCTGCATCTATGATTCAAGAAGGCATGGTTGAGGAGGGTTTCAAAACAGCTGAAGGAGTCTATCATGCTGCCTGGTCTTCAGAAGGACTTGG
- the LOC123096219 gene encoding non-lysosomal glucosylceramidase isoform X3 encodes MVKDVHEPSNGVSLNSSPSQSIANSEKINPGQIPELTWEHKLSHVRYDLPSFGLTWREIRQMAGLGLRLGRHILEETSKGRTAIIDPMKKRTAKSGQGVPLGGIGAGSIGRSCKGEFQRWQLFPGACEDKAVMANQFSAFISRKDGAKYSTVLHPGKPDLPKGTNVSGIGSWDWNLNGQKSTYHALYPRAWTVYDGEPDPDLKIMCRQISPIIPHNYQQSSYPVAVFTFTVTNSGTTAADVTLLFTWANSVGGKSELTGYHSNSSMTEKDGVHGVLLHHRTADGLPPVTFAIAAQEKEGVHISECPYFMMSGNSDEFTAKDMWNSVKEHGSFDLLDPVNSSTSSKPGTSIGAAIAASVKLAPQATQNVSFSLAWASPEVKFCSGKTYHRRYTKFYGTDVDAAASLARDAILNHSSWEMQIEDWQHPILQDKRFPEWYPVTLFNELYYLNAGGTIWTDGLPPIQSLTAIGGKKFSLDMSNGETDDDNEMNPQTNTATDILHQMASVLERIHASLASNSAIGTTLLQGEENIGQFLYLEGIEYYMWNTYDVHFYSSFSLIMLFPKLQLSVQRDFAAAVMMHDPEKLKLLHDGKLAARKVLGAVPHDLGLYDPWFKVNAYTLHNTDRWKDLNPKFVLQVYRDVVATGDKSFARAVWPSVYMAMAYMEQFDKDKDGMIENEDFPDQTYDVWSMAGVSAYCGGLWVAALQAASALAHEVGDKASEKLFWNKYEKAKSVYDKKLWNGSYFNYDDAGTKASTSIHADQLAGQWYAKACGLSSIVDKDKSQSALEKIYTFNVMKFKDGNRGAINGMWPDGTLDMSTMQSREIWPGVTYALAASMIQEGMVEEGFKTAEGVYHAAWSSEGLGYAFQTPESWNNDDEYRSLCYMRPLAIWAIQWALSNPKLHKEPQTDITQDSFPKNQFSYARIAKLLQLPEDESSKSVPRVIYEIVRNRFTS; translated from the exons ATGGTGAAGGATGTCCATGAGCCATCGAACGGCGTGTCTCTGAACAGTTCGCCTTCGCAAAGTATTGCTAATTCA GAAAAGATTAATCCTGGACAAATTCCAGAGTTGACATGGGAACACAAGCTAAGCCATGTTAGATATGATTTGCCGTCATTTGGACTTACATGGAGGGAGATACGGCAGATG GCTGGTCTTGGTTTACGTCTTGGTCGACACATCCTTGAGGAAACTTCAAAAGGACGA ACTGCTATTATTGATCCCATGAAGAAGCGCACTGCAAAATCTGGTCAGGGTGTTCCACTTGGAGGCATTGG TGCAGGAAGTATTGGAAGAAGCTGCAAAGGCGAGTTTCAACGCTGGCAATTGTTCCCCGGAGCCTGTGAAGATAAGGCAGTAATGGCAAATCAATTTTCT GCCTTCATTTCCCGCAAAGACGGTGCAAAATATTCGACAGTGTTGCATCCTGGGAAACCGGATTTGCCAAA AGGAACTAACGTTTCAGGAATTGGATCCTGGGATTGGAATCTGAATGGGCAGAAATCTACTTATCATGCACTTTACCCTAGGGCCTGGACTGTTTATGATG GAGAACCTGACCCGGATCTCAAGATAATGTGCCGTCAGATTTCTCCAATTATTCCACACAATTATCAACAGAGCAGTTATCCTGTTGCAGTATTCACTTTCACA GTAACTAATTCAGGAACCACAGCTGCTGATGTGACTTTGCTTTTTACATGGGCT AACTCTGTTGGTGGAAAATCTGAACTCACAGGATACCATTCTAATTCTAGTATGAC AGAAAAGGATGGCGTGCATGGTGTACTGTTACACCACAG AACAGCTGATGGACTGCCACCAGTAACTTTCGCCATAGCTGCACAAGAGAAAGAGGGTGTTCATATCTCTGAATGCCCTTACTTTATGATGTCCGGTAACTCTGATGAATTCACAGCAAAAGATATGTGGAACTCAGTGAAAGAG CATGGATCTTTTGATCTGCTTGATCCTGTCAATTCATCAACGTCCTCCAAACCAGGAACATCAATAGGAGCAGCTATTGCAGCTTCAGTTAAGCTTGCTCCTCAGGCAACCCAGAATGTTTCATTTTCACTTGCATGGGCTTCCCCTGAAGTAAAGTTCTGCAGTGGAAAAACCTACCATAG GCGTTATACAAAATTCTATGGCACAGATGTTGATGCAGCTGCAAGCCTTGCCCGTGATGCCATTCTTA ATCATAGTTCCTGGGAAATGCAAATTGAGGATTGGCAGCATCCTATTTTGCAAGACAAGAGGTTTCCTGAATG GTATCCAGTCACACTATTCAATGAACTTTATTATCTTAATGCCGGAGGAACTATATGGACAG ATGGATTGCCACCAATTCAAAGTTTAACAGCAATTGGAGGAAAAAAGTTCTCCCTTGACATGTCAAATGGAGAAACAGATGATGACAATGAGATGAACCCACAGACTAATACTGCCACTGACATTCTTCATCAAATGGCATCAGTACTTGAGAGAATTCATGCATCTCTTGCATCAAATTCTGCTATAGGAACAACTTTGCTTCAGGGTGAAGAGAACATTGGCCAATTTCTCTACCTTGAGGGAATTGAATACTATATGTGGAACACATATGATGTTCATTTCTATTCATCTTTTTCACTTATCATGCTATTTCCAAAACTTCAACTCAGCGTTCAGAGAGACTTCGCTGCCGCTGTCATGATGCACGACCCTGAAAAACTCAAGCTCTTACATGATGGAAAATTGGCGGCAAGAAAAGTTCTTGGAGCTGTTCCTCACGATCTTGGTCTATATGACCCTTGGTTCAAAGTGAACGCATACACACTCCATAACACAGACCGTTGGAAGGACTTGAACCCAAAGTTTGTATTGCAAGTTTACAGAGATGTTGTGGCCACAGGCGATAAATCCTTCGCTCGAGCTGTTTGGCCATCTGTTTATATGGCGATGGCGTATATGGAACAATTTGATAAAGATAAAGATGGAATGATTGAAAATGAGGATTTCCCAGATCAAACTTATGATGTTTGGTCCATGGCTGGTGTAAGTGCATACTGTGGTGGTCTTTGGGTGGCTGCTCTTCAGGCTGCGTCGGCCTTGGCACACGAAGTTGGTGACAAAGCTTCTGAAAAGCTTTTCTGGAACAAGTATGAGAAGGCTAAATCTGTTTATGACAAGAAGCTGTGGAATGGTTCTTACTTCAATTATGATGATGCTGGCACTAAAGCTAGTACCTCCATTCACGCTGATCAGTTGGCTGGACAATG GTATGCCAAAGCCTGCGGCCTCTCCTCAATTGTTGACAAGGACAAATCACAAAGTGCACTTGAAAAGATATATACTTTTAACGTAATGAAGTTCAAGGATGGTAACAGGGGAGCAATCAATGGGATGTGGCCAGATGGTACACTGGACATGTCCACAATGCAATCTAGGGAGATATGGCCAGGCGTGACATACGCGCTTGCTGCATCTATGATTCAAGAAGGCATGGTTGAGGAGGGTTTCAAAACAGCTGAAGGAGTCTATCATGCTGCCTGGTCTTCAGAAGGACTTGG
- the LOC123096219 gene encoding non-lysosomal glucosylceramidase isoform X5 produces MVKDVHEPSNGVSLNSSPSQSIANSEKINPGQIPELTWEHKLSHVRYDLPSFGLTWREIRQMAGLGLRLGRHILEETSKGRTAIIDPMKKRTAKSGQGVPLGGIGAGSIGRSCKGEFQRWQLFPGACEDKAVMANQFSAFISRKDGAKYSTVLHPGKPDLPKGTNVSGIGSWDWNLNGQKSTYHALYPRAWTVYDDKFIYLQNSVGGKSELTGYHSNSSMTEKDGVHGVLLHHRTADGLPPVTFAIAAQEKEGVHISECPYFMMSGNSDEFTAKDMWNSVKEHGSFDLLDPVNSSTSSKPGTSIGAAIAASVKLAPQATQNVSFSLAWASPEVKFCSGKTYHRRYTKFYGTDVDAAASLARDAILNHSSWEMQIEDWQHPILQDKRFPEWYPVTLFNELYYLNAGGTIWTDGLPPIQSLTAIGGKKFSLDMSNGETDDDNEMNPQTNTATDILHQMASVLERIHASLASNSAIGTTLLQGEENIGQFLYLEGIEYYMWNTYDVHFYSSFSLIMLFPKLQLSVQRDFAAAVMMHDPEKLKLLHDGKLAARKVLGAVPHDLGLYDPWFKVNAYTLHNTDRWKDLNPKFVLQVYRDVVATGDKSFARAVWPSVYMAMAYMEQFDKDKDGMIENEDFPDQTYDVWSMAGVSAYCGGLWVAALQAASALAHEVGDKASEKLFWNKYEKAKSVYDKKLWNGSYFNYDDAGTKASTSIHADQLAGQWYAKACGLSSIVDKDKSQSALEKIYTFNVMKFKDGNRGAINGMWPDGTLDMSTMQSREIWPGVTYALAASMIQEGMVEEGFKTAEGVYHAAWSSEGLGYAFQTPESWNNDDEYRSLCYMRPLAIWAIQWALSNPKLHKEPQTDITQDSFPKNQFSYARIAKLLQLPEDESSKSVPRVIYEIVRNRFTS; encoded by the exons ATGGTGAAGGATGTCCATGAGCCATCGAACGGCGTGTCTCTGAACAGTTCGCCTTCGCAAAGTATTGCTAATTCA GAAAAGATTAATCCTGGACAAATTCCAGAGTTGACATGGGAACACAAGCTAAGCCATGTTAGATATGATTTGCCGTCATTTGGACTTACATGGAGGGAGATACGGCAGATG GCTGGTCTTGGTTTACGTCTTGGTCGACACATCCTTGAGGAAACTTCAAAAGGACGA ACTGCTATTATTGATCCCATGAAGAAGCGCACTGCAAAATCTGGTCAGGGTGTTCCACTTGGAGGCATTGG TGCAGGAAGTATTGGAAGAAGCTGCAAAGGCGAGTTTCAACGCTGGCAATTGTTCCCCGGAGCCTGTGAAGATAAGGCAGTAATGGCAAATCAATTTTCT GCCTTCATTTCCCGCAAAGACGGTGCAAAATATTCGACAGTGTTGCATCCTGGGAAACCGGATTTGCCAAA AGGAACTAACGTTTCAGGAATTGGATCCTGGGATTGGAATCTGAATGGGCAGAAATCTACTTATCATGCACTTTACCCTAGGGCCTGGACTGTTTATGATG ATAAGTTTATATATCTGCAGAACTCTGTTGGTGGAAAATCTGAACTCACAGGATACCATTCTAATTCTAGTATGAC AGAAAAGGATGGCGTGCATGGTGTACTGTTACACCACAG AACAGCTGATGGACTGCCACCAGTAACTTTCGCCATAGCTGCACAAGAGAAAGAGGGTGTTCATATCTCTGAATGCCCTTACTTTATGATGTCCGGTAACTCTGATGAATTCACAGCAAAAGATATGTGGAACTCAGTGAAAGAG CATGGATCTTTTGATCTGCTTGATCCTGTCAATTCATCAACGTCCTCCAAACCAGGAACATCAATAGGAGCAGCTATTGCAGCTTCAGTTAAGCTTGCTCCTCAGGCAACCCAGAATGTTTCATTTTCACTTGCATGGGCTTCCCCTGAAGTAAAGTTCTGCAGTGGAAAAACCTACCATAG GCGTTATACAAAATTCTATGGCACAGATGTTGATGCAGCTGCAAGCCTTGCCCGTGATGCCATTCTTA ATCATAGTTCCTGGGAAATGCAAATTGAGGATTGGCAGCATCCTATTTTGCAAGACAAGAGGTTTCCTGAATG GTATCCAGTCACACTATTCAATGAACTTTATTATCTTAATGCCGGAGGAACTATATGGACAG ATGGATTGCCACCAATTCAAAGTTTAACAGCAATTGGAGGAAAAAAGTTCTCCCTTGACATGTCAAATGGAGAAACAGATGATGACAATGAGATGAACCCACAGACTAATACTGCCACTGACATTCTTCATCAAATGGCATCAGTACTTGAGAGAATTCATGCATCTCTTGCATCAAATTCTGCTATAGGAACAACTTTGCTTCAGGGTGAAGAGAACATTGGCCAATTTCTCTACCTTGAGGGAATTGAATACTATATGTGGAACACATATGATGTTCATTTCTATTCATCTTTTTCACTTATCATGCTATTTCCAAAACTTCAACTCAGCGTTCAGAGAGACTTCGCTGCCGCTGTCATGATGCACGACCCTGAAAAACTCAAGCTCTTACATGATGGAAAATTGGCGGCAAGAAAAGTTCTTGGAGCTGTTCCTCACGATCTTGGTCTATATGACCCTTGGTTCAAAGTGAACGCATACACACTCCATAACACAGACCGTTGGAAGGACTTGAACCCAAAGTTTGTATTGCAAGTTTACAGAGATGTTGTGGCCACAGGCGATAAATCCTTCGCTCGAGCTGTTTGGCCATCTGTTTATATGGCGATGGCGTATATGGAACAATTTGATAAAGATAAAGATGGAATGATTGAAAATGAGGATTTCCCAGATCAAACTTATGATGTTTGGTCCATGGCTGGTGTAAGTGCATACTGTGGTGGTCTTTGGGTGGCTGCTCTTCAGGCTGCGTCGGCCTTGGCACACGAAGTTGGTGACAAAGCTTCTGAAAAGCTTTTCTGGAACAAGTATGAGAAGGCTAAATCTGTTTATGACAAGAAGCTGTGGAATGGTTCTTACTTCAATTATGATGATGCTGGCACTAAAGCTAGTACCTCCATTCACGCTGATCAGTTGGCTGGACAATG GTATGCCAAAGCCTGCGGCCTCTCCTCAATTGTTGACAAGGACAAATCACAAAGTGCACTTGAAAAGATATATACTTTTAACGTAATGAAGTTCAAGGATGGTAACAGGGGAGCAATCAATGGGATGTGGCCAGATGGTACACTGGACATGTCCACAATGCAATCTAGGGAGATATGGCCAGGCGTGACATACGCGCTTGCTGCATCTATGATTCAAGAAGGCATGGTTGAGGAGGGTTTCAAAACAGCTGAAGGAGTCTATCATGCTGCCTGGTCTTCAGAAGGACTTGG